One window of the Natrinema sp. CBA1119 genome contains the following:
- a CDS encoding Eco57I restriction-modification methylase domain-containing protein, producing the protein MSRNRVGAPTDRSRREGCPYRTSHDVFSSAYLEDHLPETDAWDKIDEDELRAAFDEISACWERVRETVANESRSRLEEAFVRPVFRTLGHSFVRDERTDRTQHRADYVFLESDGARDVFECTGADGNDDSHGNGDNDEAIVAIADVRRWERALEARGSGERERDAETPCYRIHAALRESSVEWAVLTNGRRWRLYTERTGHRLDAYYEIDLPAVLETGDLEAFKYFYLCFRRDAFLEDTEGDCLLDDLYDRSAEFTREMGATLEENAADALEVLARGFRRYPGNDLDEALSAKEFDVLYDASLVALVRLLIAFAAESRGRRPAEPSGDRGETADDTGPAEPATLRSLARSIAAESDGSGPSYTDQTAELWSRLEELDSPIGRGNRSGEDDSHTARFLENHRIGDASLATAIDLLARRQADGGEKPFIDYSSLDGRRLGDIYEGLLEYRLAIADEPLALADGEYGPASDGDTVAVAAGEVYLTADGDQRKASGSYYTPEHVVEHVVEKTVGPLLEEIRAKFAAVDTDCDGGLADADIDRTDGVAERAFDRSILDPAMGTGHFLTCALEYLTREIVAAEDAAARAGIESVPAERGVDEIRRRVARRCLYGVDRDPLAVEIAIASLQLRTLSAEGPPVALDHHLKTGDALVGSDLEALADCASSDDLGGDDATRLETEPTRSAVFGRTDGRERRDRRQRLEAMANVHTAREFGLEGVPDDALERLVAALESDDDWETLARTEWFTAAQRRADEEGYFHWELEFPEIYADGDDDADGDSDGDDDRLEAPGFDAVLGNPPWVATAGRGTISATIDASLRSYLEDAFSATENQFDLYVAFYEQSIRLSRDGRVGIVVPDSILAREGNEPIREYVLSETSLAEIVRLGTAFDGVESGAAILVSGGDGTDVRCADATTEADLASLSADSDRANSIPASVFEAQDANRFLVYLDRETRSVCSTVAAHPPLGDAVSISRGEEISKRADILRERSGPTTRPIAPGSAVCRYGLDADELRFVEPADLEKPTQNYESPKLLVRQTSDSLVGTYDADGLATIKSAYNVRSDADSPAELKHLLGVLHSSALAFYHHYTHAAYRAVFPQINQSTLEGLPVPMADGPDAELVAAVEKRLALTADRSAIDLYVPDYLGRDPNGPSLGDLDAARRTDGVAATKLASTTEEWPNLRLGSVAVDSSDSDVVLLATVRYKPDPAAAAETDRWGYAETDPIPAVELVDVETRLAGLVEAVVPYATEAGDGVAGFRPTAAKTISPLDRLEALTLPRPTEVEDGLRRFLDARDRAAELETEIDATDRRIDDRACSLYGLTDAEREIVRRKFDEG; encoded by the coding sequence GTGTCCCGGAACCGAGTCGGCGCTCCCACCGACCGCTCTCGTCGCGAGGGGTGTCCCTACCGGACTAGCCACGATGTGTTCTCGAGTGCATACCTCGAGGACCACCTTCCCGAGACGGACGCCTGGGACAAGATCGACGAAGACGAGCTCCGAGCGGCGTTCGATGAGATTAGTGCCTGCTGGGAACGAGTGAGGGAAACAGTTGCGAACGAAAGCCGATCCCGGCTCGAGGAAGCGTTCGTCCGACCCGTGTTTCGGACGCTGGGACACTCGTTCGTGCGCGACGAGCGGACTGATCGAACGCAACATCGAGCGGACTACGTCTTCCTCGAGTCCGACGGCGCTCGCGACGTATTCGAGTGCACCGGAGCCGACGGCAACGACGACAGCCACGGTAACGGAGACAATGACGAAGCCATCGTCGCGATCGCCGACGTCAGGCGCTGGGAACGCGCGCTCGAGGCCCGCGGGAGCGGTGAGCGCGAACGCGACGCCGAGACGCCGTGCTACCGGATCCACGCCGCCTTGCGCGAGTCGTCGGTCGAGTGGGCCGTGCTCACGAACGGCCGGCGGTGGCGACTCTACACCGAGCGGACGGGCCATCGACTGGACGCGTACTACGAGATCGATCTGCCGGCCGTACTCGAGACGGGTGACCTCGAGGCGTTCAAATACTTCTACCTGTGTTTCCGCCGCGACGCCTTCCTCGAGGACACCGAGGGAGACTGCCTGCTCGACGACCTCTACGACCGGTCCGCCGAGTTCACTCGTGAGATGGGGGCGACGCTCGAGGAGAACGCCGCCGACGCGCTCGAGGTCCTCGCGCGGGGATTCCGTCGATATCCCGGGAACGATCTCGACGAGGCCCTCAGCGCGAAGGAGTTCGACGTGCTTTACGACGCCTCGCTCGTGGCGCTCGTTCGACTCCTGATCGCGTTCGCCGCGGAGAGTCGAGGTCGCCGGCCCGCCGAACCGAGCGGCGACCGCGGAGAGACAGCGGACGATACCGGACCTGCTGAGCCGGCGACCCTCCGATCGCTTGCTCGGTCCATCGCGGCCGAATCCGACGGTTCGGGTCCGTCGTACACCGATCAAACGGCCGAGCTCTGGTCGCGACTAGAGGAGCTCGATTCGCCGATCGGCCGCGGGAATCGATCCGGCGAGGACGACAGTCACACCGCTCGATTCCTCGAGAACCACCGCATCGGCGACGCGTCGCTGGCGACGGCTATCGACTTGCTGGCTCGACGGCAGGCCGACGGTGGCGAGAAACCGTTTATCGACTACTCGTCGCTCGACGGTCGCCGCCTCGGCGATATCTACGAGGGGCTGCTCGAGTACCGGCTCGCGATCGCCGACGAACCGCTGGCGCTCGCTGACGGCGAGTACGGTCCCGCGAGCGACGGCGACACCGTCGCGGTCGCGGCCGGCGAGGTGTATCTGACCGCGGACGGCGACCAGCGGAAGGCGTCGGGGTCGTACTACACCCCGGAGCACGTCGTCGAACACGTCGTCGAGAAGACGGTGGGGCCGCTCCTCGAGGAGATCCGGGCGAAGTTCGCCGCCGTCGATACCGACTGTGACGGCGGACTCGCCGACGCCGATATCGACCGGACGGACGGCGTCGCCGAGCGCGCGTTCGACCGCTCGATCCTCGACCCCGCGATGGGGACCGGTCACTTCCTGACGTGCGCGCTCGAGTACCTGACGCGCGAGATCGTCGCCGCCGAAGACGCGGCGGCTCGAGCGGGCATCGAGTCCGTGCCGGCGGAGCGCGGTGTGGACGAGATACGGCGGCGGGTCGCCCGGCGCTGTCTCTACGGCGTCGACCGGGATCCCCTCGCTGTCGAGATCGCGATCGCCTCGCTGCAGCTCCGAACGCTGTCCGCCGAGGGGCCGCCGGTGGCCCTCGATCACCACCTGAAAACCGGCGACGCGCTCGTCGGGAGCGACCTCGAGGCGCTCGCTGACTGCGCATCGAGCGACGATCTCGGTGGCGATGACGCGACGCGTCTCGAAACCGAGCCGACTCGATCCGCGGTATTCGGGCGGACGGACGGTCGAGAGCGGCGCGACCGGCGACAGCGACTCGAGGCGATGGCGAACGTCCACACCGCCCGCGAGTTTGGGCTCGAGGGAGTCCCTGACGACGCGCTCGAACGGCTCGTTGCCGCGCTCGAGAGCGACGACGACTGGGAGACGCTCGCTCGAACCGAGTGGTTCACCGCGGCCCAGCGGCGGGCCGACGAGGAGGGGTACTTCCACTGGGAGCTCGAGTTCCCGGAGATCTACGCCGACGGCGACGACGACGCTGACGGCGACAGCGACGGTGACGACGACCGACTCGAAGCCCCCGGCTTCGACGCGGTGCTCGGCAACCCGCCCTGGGTCGCGACCGCCGGTCGCGGGACGATCAGCGCGACCATCGACGCAAGCCTGCGCTCCTACCTCGAGGACGCGTTCAGCGCGACCGAGAACCAGTTCGATCTCTACGTCGCGTTCTACGAACAGTCGATCCGACTGTCCCGGGACGGACGGGTCGGCATCGTCGTCCCCGATTCGATCCTCGCTCGCGAGGGGAACGAGCCGATCCGGGAGTACGTCCTGAGCGAGACGTCGCTCGCGGAAATCGTCAGGCTCGGCACCGCGTTCGACGGCGTCGAGAGCGGCGCGGCGATCCTCGTGAGCGGCGGTGACGGAACCGACGTCCGCTGTGCCGACGCGACGACGGAGGCGGACCTCGCGTCGCTCTCCGCCGACTCGGATCGGGCGAATTCGATCCCCGCAAGCGTGTTCGAAGCGCAAGACGCGAACCGGTTCCTCGTCTATCTCGACCGCGAGACGCGGTCGGTCTGCTCGACCGTCGCCGCCCATCCGCCGCTGGGGGACGCCGTCTCCATCTCTCGCGGCGAAGAGATCAGCAAGCGAGCGGACATCCTTCGGGAGCGGTCAGGACCGACGACGCGCCCGATCGCCCCCGGGAGCGCCGTGTGCCGATACGGGCTCGACGCCGACGAACTCCGGTTCGTCGAGCCGGCCGACCTCGAGAAACCCACCCAAAACTACGAGAGCCCCAAGCTGCTCGTCCGACAGACGAGCGACTCGCTCGTCGGGACCTACGACGCTGACGGCCTCGCCACGATCAAGTCGGCCTACAACGTCCGCAGCGACGCCGACTCGCCGGCCGAGTTGAAACACCTCCTGGGCGTGTTGCACTCGTCGGCGCTCGCGTTCTACCACCACTACACGCACGCCGCGTACCGCGCCGTCTTCCCGCAGATCAACCAGTCGACGCTCGAGGGGCTCCCCGTCCCGATGGCCGACGGGCCCGACGCCGAACTCGTCGCGGCCGTCGAGAAACGGCTCGCGCTCACCGCCGACCGGTCGGCGATCGACCTGTATGTCCCCGACTATCTCGGCCGGGATCCGAACGGGCCGTCGCTCGGCGATCTCGACGCCGCTCGACGGACGGACGGCGTCGCGGCGACGAAACTTGCGTCGACGACCGAGGAGTGGCCGAACCTGCGGCTCGGTTCGGTCGCGGTCGACTCGAGCGATTCGGACGTCGTCCTCTTGGCGACCGTTCGGTACAAACCCGACCCCGCCGCGGCCGCCGAGACCGATCGGTGGGGCTACGCGGAAACCGATCCGATTCCGGCCGTCGAACTCGTCGATGTCGAGACCCGACTCGCGGGGCTCGTCGAAGCCGTCGTCCCCTACGCCACCGAGGCGGGCGACGGCGTCGCCGGCTTCAGACCGACCGCCGCGAAGACGATCTCGCCACTCGACCGCCTCGAGGCGCTGACGCTGCCCCGTCCGACCGAGGTCGAAGACGGGCTTCGGCGGTTTCTCGACGCCCGAGACCGGGCCGCGGAACTCGAGACGGAGATCGACGCGACCGATCGGCGGATCGACGATCGCGCGTGTTCGCTGTACGGACTGACGGACGCTGAGCGCGAGATCGTGCGTCGCAAATTCGACGAGGGGTGA
- a CDS encoding DUF2071 domain-containing protein, with protein MESYACISLDVEAAPESEGADGQIRFSSRRRHPGPRPATYEAAYRLIDELFLAPDGSVRYTDVEQEPWPLCPATADIEMNTVLAADGFAHPESEPVYFYSSH; from the coding sequence GTGGAGAGCTACGCCTGCATCTCGCTCGACGTCGAGGCGGCCCCGGAGAGCGAAGGCGCCGACGGTCAGATTCGATTCAGCAGTCGGCGACGCCATCCCGGTCCCCGACCCGCTACATACGAGGCGGCCTACCGGCTGATCGACGAGCTGTTTTTGGCTCCCGACGGCTCGGTCCGGTATACGGACGTCGAACAGGAGCCCTGGCCGCTGTGTCCGGCCACCGCCGATATCGAGATGAATACGGTGTTGGCCGCCGACGGCTTCGCGCACCCGGAGTCCGAGCCGGTGTACTTCTATAGTAGCCACTGA
- a CDS encoding helix-turn-helix domain-containing protein — protein sequence MSSPDSELVIYECSTCGDLRLSDGDARCCDGAMDTVETTDPTESPDVEEIMHDVFDISPTELEVCRRVMAAGETTIGELAETIDRDQSVVNRHLNHLVDLGVVAKTSRVLAEGGRVNVYSPRSEEEVRRQLELGLYAWCLDAIELLEEVNEVKIAIMAENAEDDASGLGRSMVDRLLARGDTS from the coding sequence ATGTCATCACCCGACAGCGAGCTGGTTATCTACGAATGTTCGACCTGTGGCGACCTTCGATTGAGCGACGGGGACGCGAGATGTTGCGACGGAGCGATGGACACCGTTGAGACGACGGATCCGACCGAGTCACCGGATGTCGAGGAGATAATGCACGACGTATTCGATATCTCGCCGACTGAACTCGAGGTCTGTCGGCGAGTGATGGCCGCCGGCGAAACGACCATCGGCGAACTCGCCGAGACGATCGACCGCGACCAGAGCGTCGTCAATCGCCACCTGAATCATCTCGTCGATCTCGGCGTCGTCGCGAAGACGTCTCGCGTCCTTGCCGAAGGTGGCCGCGTCAACGTCTATTCGCCGCGTTCTGAGGAGGAAGTGCGACGCCAGCTCGAGCTCGGACTGTACGCGTGGTGTCTCGATGCGATCGAACTGCTCGAGGAGGTCAATGAGGTAAAGATCGCAATAATGGCCGAAAACGCGGAGGACGACGCGAGCGGCCTCGGCCGATCGATGGTCGATCGATTACTCGCTCGGGGCGACACCTCATGA
- a CDS encoding CHRD domain-containing protein — protein sequence MRDDSYRTLGNDSFRRTFLQLVATTGAVAGVGMAAATQEGGSEFAFDGDADGWMGTAPAAISGETNPTLQVRAGETYTFTWTNVDGAPHNVVIADADGNALERTAILETEGETQSLEFEATAEMSTYYCEVHPDSMRGEITTGDGAAAAGDEMAISEAFSAGQLSGEQQTDPVETAASGAALFGLGADGNELHYVLLVAEIENATQAHIHLGGSDEDGDVVAWLFGQRDEQDAFADPLEQGVSGSGLLAEGTITGDDLVGPLEGESLDALLDELRGETAYVNVHTEANPGGEIRGQTGTADAATVEFTERVDASVTEGESMQVGTQISLDVSDSNGDVANPNDAPGDGPVTGETEGDIELTHEGTVAPGNTVTITATADGEPVVDANVEVEDGDGDRRPAGQTDESGQIEVTIPESGDRVGELRVRVRKGEREGELEIEDND from the coding sequence ATGAGAGACGACTCATACCGGACTCTCGGAAACGATAGCTTTCGACGGACCTTCCTGCAGCTCGTCGCCACAACGGGCGCCGTTGCAGGAGTCGGCATGGCCGCGGCCACGCAGGAGGGTGGGAGCGAGTTCGCGTTCGACGGTGACGCGGACGGATGGATGGGCACTGCACCCGCGGCAATCAGCGGCGAGACGAACCCGACGCTGCAGGTACGGGCCGGTGAGACCTACACGTTTACCTGGACGAACGTCGACGGGGCACCGCACAACGTCGTGATCGCCGACGCCGACGGCAACGCGCTCGAGCGGACGGCGATTCTCGAGACGGAGGGCGAAACCCAGTCCCTCGAGTTCGAGGCGACCGCGGAGATGAGCACGTACTACTGTGAAGTACATCCAGACTCGATGCGCGGGGAGATCACGACGGGAGATGGGGCGGCCGCTGCTGGCGACGAGATGGCGATTTCGGAAGCCTTCAGCGCCGGCCAGCTCTCTGGCGAGCAGCAGACCGACCCCGTCGAGACGGCGGCGTCGGGAGCGGCCCTCTTCGGTCTCGGAGCGGACGGGAACGAACTCCACTACGTCCTGCTGGTCGCCGAGATCGAGAACGCCACGCAGGCGCATATCCACCTCGGCGGCTCCGACGAGGACGGCGACGTAGTCGCGTGGTTGTTCGGGCAACGAGACGAGCAGGACGCGTTCGCCGACCCGCTCGAGCAGGGGGTCTCGGGCAGCGGGCTCCTCGCGGAGGGGACGATCACGGGCGACGACCTCGTCGGCCCGCTCGAGGGCGAGTCGCTAGATGCCCTCCTCGACGAGCTGCGCGGAGAGACCGCGTACGTGAACGTCCACACCGAGGCGAACCCCGGTGGCGAGATCAGAGGTCAGACCGGGACCGCCGACGCGGCCACCGTGGAGTTCACCGAGCGCGTCGACGCATCCGTCACTGAAGGCGAGTCGATGCAGGTCGGTACGCAAATCTCTCTCGACGTGTCAGACTCGAACGGGGATGTTGCCAACCCGAACGACGCTCCGGGAGACGGCCCAGTGACGGGAGAAACGGAAGGCGACATCGAACTCACCCACGAGGGGACCGTCGCACCCGGAAACACCGTCACGATCACGGCGACCGCCGACGGCGAACCGGTCGTCGATGCCAATGTCGAAGTGGAGGACGGAGATGGCGACCGTCGACCTGCGGGCCAGACCGACGAGAGCGGACAGATCGAAGTTACGATCCCCGAGAGCGGTGACAGGGTTGGCGAACTTCGCGTTCGGGTCCGTAAGGGCGAACGCGAAGGGGAACTCGAAATCGAAGATAATGACTGA